The Enterococcus rotai genome includes a window with the following:
- a CDS encoding cation:proton antiporter has protein sequence MEFVYLIIVFAFAITFSNVFNRIVPIIPLPIVQIIVGVLIGITSIGREIVFEPEIFLVMIIAPLLFREGERNDTAATMKNFSVILFLAFIGVLITLVSVGWALHMVIPALPIAACFALGAALGPTDAVAVGSLSGKIQIPPKAMHILEGEGLINDASGVTAFQFALAALLTGSFSAADAGITLVVSSIGGAFVGAILVMIKRQVVMILEKASARDVTGYLLLELLLPFLAYMVAELFHVSGIIAAVVAGVMQAASFKKVSLFEAELSSVSESTWGTITFMLNALVFLFLGIELSQVFSPIWNSETYSNSFLMLVILILSVTLFVARFFSIFVIYSVKNGLKNVWHSMNEMLILTFGGVKGTVSLATIFILPLTLNGQDFPERSLLLFITACVILVTLVGGILVLPFLTDSDEIESTNMQGIMLLQEVIEKLKKINQEDPHVEMNVVIENYQDRVKELYTEQLPSDQRQEVQELRALIVSIERDGLEESFRQKEIGIEGYRLYERLISRMERSIARQLLSIIGFWLLFVRQIIAFFIHPKHLFAQKDEENRREFQKEELENVRQVFLQNTEVILKSLDNLNGIYDEEIIRFFIEGRLQLAHRLEDGTFIDSFIVRSQSNYVKELLIGYQEERKVIDEYEISGKITSLEANEYRKNVNLLESYSINDISSAVPLRKLTRELKKEAD, from the coding sequence ATGGAGTTTGTTTATTTAATTATTGTATTTGCTTTTGCGATCACCTTTTCAAATGTCTTTAATCGAATCGTGCCGATCATTCCATTGCCGATCGTACAAATAATTGTAGGGGTTTTGATTGGAATTACCTCTATTGGTCGTGAAATCGTATTTGAACCAGAAATATTTTTAGTGATGATCATTGCACCATTGTTGTTCCGAGAAGGGGAACGAAACGATACTGCGGCTACTATGAAAAATTTTAGTGTCATTTTATTTTTAGCTTTCATTGGTGTTTTGATTACTCTTGTAAGCGTAGGCTGGGCTTTACATATGGTTATACCAGCTTTACCGATCGCCGCTTGTTTTGCATTAGGTGCAGCCTTAGGACCTACAGATGCAGTTGCTGTAGGTTCTTTATCTGGAAAAATTCAAATCCCGCCTAAAGCGATGCATATTTTAGAGGGTGAAGGCCTAATCAATGATGCTTCCGGCGTTACAGCATTCCAATTTGCGCTAGCGGCTTTATTGACTGGGAGTTTTTCAGCTGCCGATGCAGGAATTACTTTAGTTGTCTCTAGTATTGGAGGCGCTTTTGTAGGTGCTATCTTAGTGATGATCAAACGTCAAGTTGTCATGATTTTAGAAAAAGCTTCAGCAAGAGATGTTACAGGTTATTTACTATTGGAACTATTGTTGCCTTTTTTAGCCTATATGGTCGCTGAATTATTTCATGTTTCTGGAATCATTGCAGCGGTAGTAGCTGGTGTTATGCAAGCAGCGAGTTTTAAAAAGGTCTCTTTGTTTGAAGCGGAGCTTTCTAGTGTTTCTGAAAGTACTTGGGGCACAATTACGTTTATGCTAAATGCCCTTGTCTTTCTATTTTTAGGAATTGAATTATCTCAAGTCTTTTCACCTATTTGGAATAGTGAGACATATTCTAACAGCTTTTTGATGTTGGTTATTTTGATTTTAAGTGTGACGTTGTTTGTTGCTCGATTTTTCTCCATTTTTGTGATTTATAGTGTAAAAAACGGCTTGAAAAACGTCTGGCATTCGATGAATGAAATGCTGATTTTAACGTTTGGCGGCGTCAAAGGAACCGTTAGTTTGGCGACTATTTTCATTTTACCGTTGACTTTAAATGGACAAGATTTTCCTGAACGCTCGTTACTCTTATTTATCACTGCTTGTGTGATTTTGGTCACGTTAGTTGGAGGGATTCTTGTTTTACCATTTTTAACCGACTCAGATGAGATTGAAAGTACAAATATGCAAGGGATAATGCTGTTGCAAGAGGTCATCGAAAAACTTAAAAAGATAAATCAAGAAGATCCTCATGTTGAAATGAATGTTGTGATTGAAAATTATCAAGATCGCGTAAAAGAACTGTATACAGAACAACTACCGTCGGATCAACGACAAGAAGTGCAAGAGTTACGAGCATTGATTGTTTCGATTGAACGAGATGGTTTGGAAGAGAGCTTTCGTCAAAAAGAAATCGGAATTGAAGGCTATCGGTTATATGAACGTTTGATATCAAGAATGGAACGTTCAATTGCTAGGCAGTTACTATCGATTATCGGTTTTTGGTTGCTGTTTGTTCGGCAAATCATTGCGTTTTTTATCCATCCAAAGCATTTATTCGCTCAGAAAGATGAAGAAAATAGACGAGAATTCCAAAAAGAAGAACTAGAAAATGTTCGCCAGGTCTTTTTACAAAATACAGAGGTTATTTTAAAAAGTTTGGATAATCTAAATGGTATTTACGATGAAGAAATCATTCGCTTCTTTATTGAAGGACGGCTACAATTGGCGCATAGGCTAGAAGATGGGACGTTTATTGATTCTTTCATTGTTCGCTCTCAATCTAACTATGTAAAAGAACTATTGATTGGCTATCAGGAAGAACGAAAAGTGATCGATGAATATGAAATCTCTGGAAAAATAACTTCTCTTGAAGCAAATGAATATCGGAAAAATGTCAATTTGCTAGAATCCTATTCGATCAACGATATTTCAAGTGCTGTTCCACTAAGGAAACTGACAAGAGAATTAAAAAAAGAAGCAGACTAA